A single genomic interval of Rhododendron vialii isolate Sample 1 chromosome 3a, ASM3025357v1 harbors:
- the LOC131318580 gene encoding chromatin-remodeling ATPase INO80 isoform X1, producing the protein MDGERRPKSSFSYSNLFNLESLMNFQLPQQDDDFDCYGNSSQDESRGSQVGGVMGDRSNGIMSKRDLSSAKKKKQTTYGSEDEEDSSYGVRITEERYRAMLGEHIQKYKRRPNNSSTTPSSTRIGIPVLKSSSKVRKSEITSDFLNNGGSQKLGNHHEADFAPEYGIDRSIYEPAYLDIGDGITYRIPPTYEKLAASLNLPRMSDIRVEEFYLKGTLDLGSLAAMMANDKRFGPGSQAGMGEPRTQYESLQARLKAMSVSNSGQKFNLKVSDIELDAFSIPEGAAGGIRRSILSEGGVLQVYYVKVLEKGDTYEIIERSLPKRQKVKKDPSMIEKEEMDKIGKYWVNIVRKDIPKHQKIFTNFHRKQVADAKRFSETCQREVKMKVSRSLKLMRGAAIRTRKLARDMVLFWKRVDKEMAEVRKREEREAAEALKREQELREAKRQQQRLNFLLSQTELYSHFMQNKSASQSSEVLPVGDDLLNEQEMLLSSLEAKLGEEEDPEEAELKREALRAAQDAVSKQKKLTSTFDTECLKLRDAADLEAPQEDASFAGSTNIDLLHPSTMPIKSSVQTPELFKGTLKEYQLKGLQWLVNCYEQGLNGILADEMGLGKTIQAMAFLAHLAEEKNIWGPFLVVAPASVLNNWADEIGRFCPDMKILPYWGGPQERTILRKNINPKRLYRREAGFHILITSYSLLVSDEKYFRRVKWQYMVLDEAQAIKSSNSIRWKTLLSFNCRNRLLLTGTPIQNNMAELWSLLHFIMPTLFDSHEQFNEWFSKGIESHAEHGGTLNEHQLNRLHAILKPFMLRRVKKDVVSELTTKTEVTMHCKLSSRQQAFYQAIKNKISLAELFDSNRGHLNEIKIMNLMNIVIQLRKVCNHPELFERNEGSTYFYFGDIPNSLLPPPFGELEDVYYSGGRNPITYEIPKLVYQEVVRSPITFCSAVHHGVSRESFEKHFNVFSPENVCQSMFAVGSSSNGCSAQSGTFGFAHLIDLSPAEVSFLTTGSFMERLLFSMVKGDQQFLDDVLNSLMEAEDDDLDCSQLEKEKVRAVTRMLLLPSKAQTSLFRRRLATGPVEAPFEALVTSHQDRFLSNVRLLHSAYRSIPRTRAPPINAQCSDRNFAYQMLEELHHPWAKRLLTGFARTSDFSGPRMPDCPPHCLIEEIDAELPVSQPALHLTYEIFGSCPPMQSFDPAKMLTDSGKLQTLDILLKRLRAENHRVLLFAQMTKMLNIIEDYMNYRKYRYLRLDGSSTIMDRRDMVRDFQHRNDIFVFLLSTRAGGLGINLTAADTVIFYESDWNPTLDLQAMDRAHRLGQTKDVTVYRLICKETVEEKILQRASQKNAVQQLVMTGGHVQGDLLAPEDVVSLLIDDAQLEQKLKEIPLQARDRQKKRGGTKAIRIDAEGDASLEDLSNAGPRGNGVEASPDPEKAKSSSKKRKATNETQTHSKPRPRDVPKSADSSSPNSRTLMDFELDDSLQNIDSQQQRPKRPKRPTKSVNETLEPAFTPPSVVFQEKTQNPLIHEAGS; encoded by the exons ATGGACGGCGAGCGGCGGCCGAAGAGCTCGTTCTCCTACTCGAATctcttcaatcttgag TCTTTGATGAACTTTCAACTACCACAACAAGATGATGATTTTGATTGTTATGGGAATAGTAGTCAGGATGAGAGCAGAGGTAGCCAAG TAGGTGGAGTCATGGGAGACCGTAGTAATGGGATTATGTCAAAGAGGGACTTGAGTTCGgctaagaagaagaagcagaccACATATGGTAGCGAGGACGAAGAGGACAGCAGTTACGGCGTCCGTATTACAGAGGAGCGGTACAGGGCAATGCTTGGAGAGCATATTCAGAAGTACAAGAGGAGGCCCAATAATTCTTCTACGACTCCTTCATCTACCCGAATTGGGATTCCGGTCCTTAAAAGTAGTTCCAAGGTTCGAAAATCTGAAATAACATCAGATTTTCTCAACAATGGTGGTTCTCAGAAGCTGGGGAACCATCATGAAGCAGATTTTGCACCAGAATATGGCATCGATAG ATCAATTTATGAGCCTGCTTACCTGGATATTGGGGATGGCATCACTTATAGGATACCCCCAACCTATGAAAAGCTGGCGGCGTCACTGAACTTGCCACGTATGTCAGATATCAGGGTAGAAGAATTTTACCTTAAGGGCACTCTTGATCTGGGGTCATTGGCTGCAATGATGGCAAATGATAAGAGGTTTGGGCCCGGAAGCCAGGCGGGAATGGGTGAGCCCAGGACCCAATATGAATCACTTCAGGCTAGATTGAAAGCCATGTCGGTTAGTAATTCAGGTCAAAAGTTTAATCTGAAAGTAAGTGACATTGAGCTGGATGCATTTTCCATCCCTGAGGGGGCAGCTGGAGGAATAAGGCGATCTATCTTGTCGGAGGGTGGTGTTTTGCAGGTTTACTATGTGAAGGTGTTGGAGAAAGGTGATACATATGAG ATCATCGAACGAAGTCTACCTAAGAGACAGAAGGTGAAGAAAGACCCTTCTATGATTGAGAAGGAAGAAATGGATAAGATTGGGAAATATTGGGTTAACATTGTTAGAAAAGACATACCGAAACATCAGAAGATTTTCACAAACTTCCACAGGAAGCAAGTAGCTGATGCCAAGAGGTTCTCTGAGACCTGCCAAAGAGAG GTGAAAATGAAGGTGAGTAGATCCCTTAAATTGATGAGAGGGGCTGCAATTCGCACAAGGAAACTGGCCAGAGACATGGTGTTGTTCTGGAAGAGAGTTGATAAAGAGATG GCAGAAGTgaggaaaagagaggaaagagaagctGCAGAAGCTTTAAAGCGTGAACAGGAGCTTCGTGAAGCAAAGAGGCAACAACAGAGGCTCAATTTCTTGTTGTCACAAACAGAACTCTACAGTCATTTTATGCAAAACAAGTCTGCTTCACAATCCTCTGAAGTGTTGCCTGTGGGCGATGATTTATTGAATGAGCAAGAAATGCTTTTGAGTTCTTTAGAAGCTAAGCTtggagaggaagaagatccTGAGGAGGCTGAATTGAAAAGGGAAGCATTAAGAGCTGCTCAAGATGCAGTATCGAAGCAGAAAAAACTGACGAGTACTTTTGATACTGAATGTTTGAAGCTGCGGGATGCTGCTGATTTGGAGGCCCCTCAGGAGGATGCTTCATTTGCAGGATCTACTAACATAGATTTATTGCATCC ATCGACTATGCCTATAAAATCATCAGTGCAGACACCAGAGTTATTTAAAGGTACCCTCAAAGAGTATCAGCTTAAAGGTCTTCAATGGCTGGTAAATTGTTATGAGCAG GGTTTGAATGGTATACTCGCTGATGAAATGGGCCTGGGAAAGACTATCCAAGCCATGGCTTTTCTGGCTCATTTAGCTGAA GAAAAGAATATATGGGGTCCTTTTCTTGTTGTTGCACCTGCATCTGTCTTAAACAACTGGGCTGATGAAATTGGCCGTTTCTGTCCTGACATGAAAATTCTTCCATATTGGGGTGGGCCTCAAGAACGGACGATACTTAGGAAAAACATAAACCCAAAGCGTCTCTATCGCCG GGAGGCTGGATTTCATATTCTCATCACCAGCTACTCATTGCTAGTGTCTGATGAAAAGTACTTCCGGCGTGTGAAATGGCAATACATGGTTTTGGATGAAGCCCAGGCAATCAAAAGTTCGAACAG TATTAGGTGGAAGACACTTCTCAGCTTTAATTGTCGAAACCGCTTGCTTCTGACTGGTACACCAATCCAGAATAACATGGCAGAATTATGGTCCCTACTGCATTTCATTATGCCAACCTTATTTGACAGCCACGAACAGTTCAACGAGTGGTTTTCAAAAGG GATCGAGAGCCATGCAGAACATGGGGGCACGTTGAACGAACATCAGCTTAATAGATTG CATGCAATTCTAAAGCCTTTCATGCTGCGGCGGGTTAAAAAAGATGTGGTTTCTGAGTTAACCACCAAAACGGAGGTCACAATGCACTGCAAGTTAAGTTCTCGGCAGCAAGCTTTCTATCAAGCTATAAAGAACAAGATATCTCTTGCTGAGTTGTTTGACAGCAACCGTGGGCATCTTAATGAGATTAAAATTATGAACTTAATGAACATTGTCATTCAGCTGAGAAAG GTTTGCAACCATCCTGAGTTATTTGAAAGAAACGAAGGAAGTACATACTTTTATTTTGGAGACATTCCGAATTCTCTTTTGCCCCCACCATTTGGGGAGTTGGAAGATGTGTACTACTCTGGAGGTCGGAATCCCATTACATATGAG ATACCAAAGCTGGTCTACCAAGAAGTTGTTCGGAGTCCCATCACATTTTGTTCTGCTGTACATCATGGTGTTAGCAGAGAATCATTTGAGAAACATTTTAACGTTTTCTCGCCAGAAAATGTTTGTCAATCTATGTTTGCAGTAGGGAGTAGCTCAAATGGGTGTTCTGCTCAAAGTGGAACATTTGGGTTCGCTCATTTGATTGATTTGTCCCCAGCAGAGGTGTCATTTCTGACAACTGGTTCTTTTATGGAGAGATTATTATTTTCTATGGTAAAGGGGGATCAACAATTCCTGGATGATGTCCTCAACTCGCTTATGGAAGCTGAGGATGATGATCTTGATTGTAGTCAACTTGAGAAGGAAAAAGTAAGAGCAGTCACGCGAATGTTGCTGCTGCCGTCAAAGGCACAGACCAGTCTATTTAGAAGGAGACTTGCTACAGGTCCTGTGGAAGCTCCATTTGAGGCTTTAGTCACGTCACATCAGGATAGATTTCTATCAAATGTTAGGCTTCTCCATTCAGCCTACAGGTCCATTCCCAGGACCAGAGCACCCCCt ATCAATGCCCAATGCTCAGATAGGAACTTTGCTTACCAAATGCTTGAAGAACTACATCACCCTTGGGCTAAGAGGTTGTTAACTGGATTTGCACGGACATCCGATTTTAGTGGCCCTAGGATGCCGGATTGTCCTCCTCACTGTCTGATTGAAGAGATTGACGCTGAACTGCCTGTTTCGCAACCTGCCCTGCATCTAACATACGAAATATTTGGTTCATGTCCACCCATGCAAAGCTTTGACCCTGCAAAGATGCTTACG GACTCTGGAAAGCTTCAGACATTAGATATACTGCTGAAGCGCTTGAGGGCAGAAAATCACCGTGTTCTTCTATTTGCACAGATGACAAAAATGCTGAATATTATTGag GACTACATGAATTATAGAAAATATAGATACCTAAGGCTGGATGGATCCTCCACCATAATGGATCGCAGAGACATGGTCAGGGACTTCCAGCACAG GAATGATATCTTTGTCTTTTTGCTAAGTACTAGAGCTGGTGGACTAGGCATCAACCTGACAGCTGCTGATACTGTCATTTTCTACGAGAGTGACTGGAATCCTACCTTAGATTTACAGGCAATGGATAGAGCTCATCGGCTGGGTCAGACTAAAGAT GTCACGGTCTATAGGTTAATTTGTAAAGAGACAGTTGAAGAGAAGATTTTGCAGAGGGCGAGTCAGAAGAACGCTGTTCAGCAGCTCGTCATGACAGGTGGTCATGTACAGGGTGACCtattggctcctgaggatgttGTTTCTTTGCTTATTGATGATGCACAGTTAGagcaaaaattgaaagaaattcCCCTGCAG GCTAGGGATAGACAAAAGAAAAGAGGTGGAACGAAAGCTATACGGATAGATGCAGAAGGTGATGCATCTTTGGAAGATCTTTCAAACGCTGGACCGCGGGGAAATGGAGTTGAGGCCTCTCCTGACCCTGAGAAAGCGAAGTCTAGTAGTAAAAAG AGGAAAGCTACCAATGAGACACAGACTCATTCAAAGCCAAGGCCTCGAGATGTTCCAAAAAGTGCTGATTCTTCATCCCCCAACTCTAGGACGCTGATGGACTTCGAACTGGACGATTCCCTTCAAAACATTGATTCACAGCAACAGAGACCCAAGAGGCCAAAAAGGCCAACCAAGAGTGTCAACGAAACCCTTGAACCAGCGTTTACTCCTCCGTCAGTTGTGTTTCAAGAGAAGACCCAAAACCCACTTATTCATGAAGCCGGCTCTTGA